The proteins below are encoded in one region of Stenotrophomonas bentonitica:
- a CDS encoding hybrid sensor histidine kinase/response regulator, whose protein sequence is MIDTTHWCMRCVAVLLASLLWAGAARAAPPNALRFTTADGLPSNAVHQVVEDRVGYLWFATDDGLARFDGERFRIWRMEQGLSDNHVLSIAVDSADRLWIGTAHGQLMRMSADRSHIVHFDRTRYPALANAAIGVLLPTPEGAVWFGSRDAGLFRMGPDQRLRQFLPAARGDGLPDRRVDHLALTADGTLWVGTPRGLVRWREGRFIPSPAVLADAPVSALLVDAEGDLWVGSAAGPWRWTRAGRLEPVDASTGTRALGLSRRGGPWLGDDAQVWRPGAEPLPEIAVAPLGSPDRPQFRTALEDRHGSVWLLGRHLGVWRLPPHWQYFQPIDPVPAGAPSASGVLLDPHLPPVQLACADGSRWRLDATAIERHPPGGAAAQRWRWNAVETPPPVGPLALHCDGGAGLWWGGRHGLARWQAGRLHPVPGVDVEVTALHAVDAATLWVASPERVGRYQIQDGVARPGLQVDARQGLPAVRLVSLAADAHGAVWASSARGLLRLRPREGLVRMYTRSEGVPDAVINAQLQAEGTQMLAVDRHGRATRFDPMGLAARRSEPALVVERVQLYRDGALQTLPAAAVIPLRPDDRDLQVSVRLLGAPVQARRQYRFRVCGLDREWIRVGRSGTRGFAKLPPGEHRLEFQARLADGSWSSTQALLLQVERSGWYHPVLEGARVGAGVLLVGGGAWAALRRVARGRRADASSQRLSLTLRSAQAKAHYLATLGHEVRTPLTGVLGMSELLLASPLHAAQRRSLEQIRAGGQALLARVDTALDEARLEAGCAPLQPIDFDVVAVHRQWLARQVLASCRRGTALALCLHVEEGARAHGDPQRLAQLLESVGRTLGRRTGAGRVVLQVAWRPGRDGLLLAFDAAGHVAPRGRRAAVMPTPSADTLCAALAAAERLAGALGGALRVHAADGRQWRVQVSLPMPAVAVHDACAGEAAARRVLLVDDDRAAAVAGCALLGAQGMQAVHAANALAALTELTGGGFDAVLVDTDLPGLDGVDLLGLLRARHPDTPVLAMCAQARPGLAGRVLAAGGGDLLRKPVSATTLRQALRRTEPFTIPS, encoded by the coding sequence GTGATCGATACGACGCATTGGTGCATGCGTTGCGTGGCCGTGCTGCTGGCCTCCCTGCTGTGGGCCGGTGCCGCGCGCGCGGCACCGCCCAATGCGTTGCGCTTCACCACGGCCGACGGGCTGCCGTCCAACGCGGTGCACCAGGTGGTGGAAGACCGCGTGGGGTATCTGTGGTTTGCGACCGACGATGGCCTGGCCCGCTTCGACGGTGAGCGCTTCCGGATCTGGCGCATGGAGCAGGGCCTGTCGGACAACCACGTGCTGTCGATCGCGGTCGACAGCGCCGACCGGCTGTGGATCGGCACGGCCCACGGACAGCTGATGCGGATGTCGGCCGACCGCAGCCACATCGTCCATTTCGACCGTACGCGTTACCCGGCGCTGGCCAACGCCGCGATCGGCGTGCTGCTGCCCACGCCCGAGGGTGCGGTGTGGTTCGGCAGCCGCGACGCCGGCCTGTTCCGTATGGGGCCGGACCAGCGATTGCGCCAGTTCCTGCCCGCGGCGCGTGGCGATGGTCTTCCCGACCGGCGCGTGGACCACCTGGCACTGACCGCCGATGGCACGCTCTGGGTCGGCACGCCGCGCGGCCTGGTGCGCTGGCGGGAGGGTCGCTTCATTCCCTCGCCTGCGGTGTTGGCGGACGCGCCGGTCAGTGCGTTGCTGGTGGATGCCGAAGGCGACCTCTGGGTGGGCAGTGCGGCGGGGCCGTGGCGCTGGACCCGCGCGGGCCGGCTGGAACCGGTGGATGCCAGTACCGGCACCCGTGCGCTGGGCCTGTCCCGTCGCGGTGGGCCGTGGCTGGGCGACGACGCGCAGGTGTGGCGGCCCGGCGCGGAACCGTTGCCGGAGATCGCCGTGGCGCCGCTGGGCAGCCCGGACCGGCCGCAGTTCCGCACTGCGCTGGAGGACCGCCATGGCAGCGTCTGGTTGCTGGGCAGGCACCTGGGCGTCTGGCGCCTGCCGCCCCACTGGCAGTACTTCCAGCCGATCGACCCGGTGCCCGCAGGGGCGCCTTCTGCGAGCGGCGTGCTGTTGGACCCGCACCTGCCACCGGTGCAGCTGGCCTGCGCGGACGGCAGTCGTTGGCGGCTGGATGCCACCGCCATCGAACGACACCCGCCCGGTGGCGCCGCCGCGCAACGCTGGCGCTGGAATGCAGTGGAGACGCCGCCGCCGGTGGGCCCCCTGGCGTTGCACTGCGACGGCGGCGCGGGCTTGTGGTGGGGCGGACGACATGGCCTGGCCCGCTGGCAGGCAGGGCGCCTGCATCCGGTACCCGGCGTGGACGTGGAGGTCACCGCCCTGCACGCCGTCGACGCGGCGACGCTGTGGGTGGCCAGCCCCGAGCGGGTGGGCCGCTACCAGATCCAGGACGGCGTGGCCCGACCCGGCCTGCAGGTGGATGCCCGCCAGGGGTTGCCAGCGGTGCGCCTGGTGTCGCTGGCCGCCGACGCGCACGGCGCGGTGTGGGCCAGCAGCGCGCGCGGCCTGCTGCGGCTGCGCCCGCGCGAAGGCCTCGTGCGGATGTACACGCGCAGCGAGGGCGTGCCCGATGCGGTGATCAACGCGCAATTGCAGGCCGAAGGCACGCAGATGCTGGCGGTGGACCGCCACGGGCGGGCGACCCGCTTCGACCCGATGGGCCTGGCGGCGCGCCGGAGCGAACCGGCGCTGGTGGTCGAGCGGGTGCAGCTGTATCGGGACGGTGCACTGCAGACGTTGCCGGCGGCCGCGGTGATCCCGCTGCGTCCGGACGACCGCGACCTGCAGGTGAGCGTGCGCCTGCTGGGGGCCCCGGTGCAGGCGCGCCGGCAGTACCGGTTCCGGGTGTGCGGACTGGATCGCGAATGGATCCGGGTGGGCCGCAGCGGCACCCGTGGCTTTGCGAAGTTGCCACCGGGCGAGCATCGCCTGGAGTTCCAGGCGCGGCTGGCCGATGGCAGCTGGTCGTCAACCCAGGCGCTACTGCTGCAGGTCGAACGCAGCGGCTGGTACCACCCGGTGCTGGAAGGGGCACGGGTGGGCGCCGGCGTGCTGCTGGTCGGCGGCGGCGCCTGGGCGGCGCTGCGCCGGGTCGCGCGTGGCCGGCGCGCGGATGCGTCCAGCCAGCGCCTGAGCCTGACCCTGCGTTCGGCGCAGGCCAAGGCGCACTACCTGGCCACGCTCGGGCATGAGGTCCGCACTCCGCTGACCGGGGTGCTGGGCATGAGCGAGCTGCTGCTGGCCTCGCCGCTGCATGCCGCGCAGCGGCGTTCGCTGGAGCAGATCCGGGCCGGTGGCCAGGCCCTGCTGGCACGGGTCGACACGGCGCTGGACGAAGCCCGCCTGGAGGCCGGCTGCGCGCCGCTGCAACCGATCGATTTCGACGTGGTGGCCGTGCACCGTCAGTGGCTGGCGCGGCAGGTGCTGGCCTCCTGCCGCCGTGGCACGGCATTGGCGCTGTGCCTGCACGTGGAGGAAGGCGCGCGCGCGCACGGTGATCCGCAGCGGCTGGCCCAGCTGCTGGAAAGCGTGGGGCGCACCCTCGGCCGGCGGACCGGGGCAGGGCGGGTGGTGCTGCAGGTGGCATGGCGACCGGGACGCGACGGCCTGCTGCTGGCATTCGATGCCGCCGGCCACGTGGCGCCGCGTGGCAGGCGCGCCGCGGTCATGCCGACACCTTCGGCGGACACGCTGTGTGCCGCACTTGCCGCCGCCGAGCGGCTGGCCGGCGCGCTCGGCGGTGCGCTGCGCGTGCACGCGGCCGACGGCAGGCAGTGGCGCGTGCAGGTGAGCCTGCCGATGCCGGCCGTGGCCGTTCATGACGCGTGCGCCGGCGAAGCGGCTGCCCGCCGGGTGTTGCTGGTGGACGATGACCGCGCTGCTGCCGTCGCTGGCTGCGCGCTGCTGGGCGCGCAGGGCATGCAGGCCGTGCACGCCGCCAATGCGCTGGCGGCGCTGACCGAACTGACCGGCGGCGGATTCGACGCGGTGCTGGTCGACACCGACCTGCCTGGCCTGGATGGCGTGGACCTGCTGGGCCTGCTGCGCGCCAGGCACCCGGATACGCCGGTGCTGGCGATGTGCGCGCAGGCACGGCCCGGGCTCGCCGGCCGGGTCCTCGCGGCCGGCGGCGGCGACCTGCTGCGCAAACCGGTCAGCGCCACCACGTTGCGCCAGGCCCTGCGCCGGACAGAACCGTTTACCATCCCGTCTTGA
- a CDS encoding ATP-binding protein: MTLPRATLHARAFVVLLAGLLAWPVAGNPTVVQIPSPRLLGIPDGLHDPQVRAIAEDASGYLWLAGSDGLMRFDGQRFRQWRREEGLPDVDLRAIHVDARDRLWLGTANQGLVMMGTDRSGLQRMSASAPIALRQGHLRQVSSSGDGRVWAIGNDQQLYALSPRDGQWQHYPLPGATVTALVRDSTGTLWVAQPSALWRWHGAHFVRVALPDSAALPIQSLWADPHGGIEVTSALGSWPVGTTARPTGAAPGDRGVLRSADGTLWQYGRSGLQRREGGRVLPVPLTLPPGAAPGPVVIRQALEDRSGDLWWVSERHGLWWLSARWRQFTALPAVADGVPGIGSHYALALAASGPHHAWVAGSRGRLQRLDLRTGHGRDVGGYPHAGVTALPVGLDEDARGRVWLASADRLLRYDPQQGQRRIWPLGLHALQGALSLQVCAQEQVWLAHPQAIQQWSPDGERLRDVAPQAVGLANDLPLRQLLCTRDGELWATDPAGAMRWSVARERFEPVPGDGGGAVLALAEADDGTLWISRDAALEQYRRVHGRLQHLRRVGPVEGYPQLRAEALVVGGNGVAWAGAARGLVRVDPGSGEVTVLGTAQGLPVQEVLSHRLLRAGAGAVVAGMREGGLLAFDPRALRTPVSAPVLVFDAMSRRRHGRILQVPVSMQPVILGTADRNVRVAVRLLGRGDPDRIHYRFRLLGQDAAWVDTGPVAQRLFARLPAGDHTLLVQARHAGGPWSSVRQLPLRVVPRWWETTVGRSVAGVAICLAAIGLSRLHQQRQRRRARRRQARAREQRAEQDSLQRSRFLAELGSQVRAPLTPVLGWSELLLQSPLSPLQREQVGSLQQAGHHLLQLMDDALDLAGIESGRLQLQPAPFVLAELVRELHALLLPVARRKALALHWSSALDPDTRYLGDVQRLRQILLNLLGNALKFTAHGQVRLAARTAPDGSGLLLCVSDTGPGMTPAQLQRLFQRFSQVDAPCHGGSGLGLAISRELAQAMGGSLVVDSQQGRGTQFQLLLPWHPLPPGATVVVCPCAPAPATPLRIMLMLSPDEVETVEVVCALLRAQGHKVVGVRNVDAWVHDVDPGPWDLIVADPDLLVEGGRLSARLPWLWPGVRRMALTARADACAERDARAGGFELFARLPLTGTRLAAALEAA, encoded by the coding sequence GTGACGCTTCCGCGCGCAACCCTGCACGCCCGGGCTTTTGTGGTGCTGTTGGCCGGCCTGCTGGCCTGGCCGGTGGCAGGCAACCCGACCGTGGTGCAGATCCCGTCACCCCGCCTGCTGGGCATCCCCGACGGTCTTCACGATCCGCAGGTGCGGGCCATTGCAGAAGATGCCTCCGGGTACCTGTGGCTGGCCGGCAGCGACGGCCTGATGCGATTCGACGGACAGCGCTTCCGGCAGTGGCGGCGCGAAGAGGGCCTGCCCGACGTGGATCTGCGTGCGATCCATGTCGATGCGCGCGACCGGCTGTGGCTGGGCACCGCCAATCAGGGCCTGGTGATGATGGGCACTGATCGCAGCGGCTTACAGCGGATGTCGGCATCGGCCCCGATCGCGCTGCGCCAGGGCCATCTGCGGCAGGTCAGCAGCAGCGGCGATGGTCGGGTCTGGGCCATCGGCAACGACCAGCAGCTCTATGCGCTGTCGCCCCGCGACGGGCAATGGCAGCATTACCCGCTGCCCGGCGCGACGGTGACCGCGCTGGTGCGCGACAGTACCGGCACGCTGTGGGTGGCCCAGCCTTCGGCGCTGTGGCGCTGGCATGGCGCGCATTTCGTACGCGTCGCCCTGCCGGATTCCGCAGCCTTGCCCATCCAGTCATTGTGGGCCGATCCCCACGGCGGCATCGAAGTGACCTCCGCGCTGGGCAGTTGGCCGGTGGGAACGACCGCACGGCCAACCGGCGCTGCGCCGGGCGACCGCGGCGTGCTGCGCAGCGCCGATGGAACGCTCTGGCAGTACGGACGCAGCGGCCTGCAACGGCGCGAAGGCGGCCGCGTGCTGCCCGTGCCGCTGACGCTGCCTCCGGGCGCGGCGCCCGGTCCCGTGGTGATCCGGCAGGCACTGGAAGACCGAAGCGGCGATCTGTGGTGGGTCAGCGAGCGCCACGGTCTGTGGTGGCTGTCGGCACGGTGGCGGCAGTTCACTGCCTTGCCGGCGGTCGCCGACGGCGTACCGGGCATCGGCAGCCACTACGCGCTGGCGCTGGCAGCGTCGGGTCCGCACCATGCCTGGGTGGCCGGCAGCCGCGGGCGCCTGCAGCGGCTGGACCTGCGTACCGGGCACGGTCGCGATGTCGGCGGGTATCCCCATGCCGGAGTGACCGCACTGCCGGTCGGCCTTGATGAGGATGCGCGCGGCCGGGTCTGGCTGGCCAGCGCGGACCGTCTGCTGCGCTACGACCCGCAGCAGGGACAGCGTCGGATCTGGCCGCTCGGCCTGCACGCGCTGCAAGGGGCGCTGTCGTTGCAGGTCTGCGCGCAGGAGCAGGTCTGGCTGGCCCACCCGCAGGCGATCCAGCAGTGGTCGCCGGACGGTGAGCGGCTGCGCGACGTTGCGCCGCAGGCGGTGGGTCTGGCAAACGACCTGCCGCTGCGTCAGTTGCTGTGCACGCGCGACGGCGAACTGTGGGCCACCGATCCGGCCGGCGCGATGCGCTGGTCGGTCGCACGCGAACGCTTCGAACCGGTCCCCGGCGACGGCGGGGGCGCAGTCCTGGCGCTCGCGGAAGCCGACGATGGCACGCTCTGGATCAGCCGCGACGCCGCGCTGGAACAGTATCGCCGCGTGCATGGAAGGCTGCAGCATTTGCGCCGGGTCGGCCCTGTCGAAGGCTACCCGCAGCTGCGTGCCGAAGCGCTGGTGGTGGGCGGCAACGGCGTGGCGTGGGCCGGCGCGGCACGTGGACTGGTGCGAGTCGACCCGGGCTCTGGTGAGGTGACGGTGCTCGGCACCGCGCAGGGCCTGCCGGTGCAGGAAGTGCTGTCGCATCGCCTGCTGCGCGCCGGTGCGGGCGCGGTGGTGGCGGGCATGCGCGAAGGCGGGCTGCTGGCCTTCGACCCGCGCGCGCTGCGCACGCCGGTGTCGGCCCCGGTGCTGGTGTTCGACGCGATGAGTCGGCGTCGCCATGGCCGGATCCTCCAGGTGCCGGTGTCGATGCAGCCGGTGATCCTGGGCACTGCCGACCGCAACGTGCGCGTGGCGGTCCGCCTGCTGGGCCGCGGCGACCCCGACCGCATCCATTACCGCTTCCGCCTGCTCGGCCAGGACGCGGCGTGGGTCGACACCGGCCCGGTCGCTCAGCGCCTGTTCGCCCGTTTGCCGGCCGGCGACCATACCCTGCTGGTGCAGGCCCGCCATGCCGGCGGACCCTGGTCGAGCGTGCGCCAGTTGCCGTTGCGGGTGGTGCCGCGCTGGTGGGAAACGACCGTCGGGCGCAGCGTCGCCGGCGTGGCGATCTGCCTGGCGGCGATCGGGCTGTCGCGCCTGCATCAGCAGCGGCAACGGCGGCGCGCTCGCCGACGCCAGGCGCGCGCACGCGAGCAGCGCGCAGAACAGGACTCGCTCCAGCGCAGCCGGTTCCTGGCCGAGCTTGGCAGCCAGGTACGCGCGCCGCTCACGCCCGTGTTGGGGTGGAGCGAGCTGCTGCTGCAGTCGCCGTTGTCCCCCCTGCAGCGTGAGCAGGTCGGCAGCCTGCAACAGGCGGGACATCATCTGCTGCAGCTGATGGACGACGCATTGGACCTGGCCGGCATCGAGTCCGGCCGCCTGCAGCTGCAGCCTGCCCCGTTCGTGCTGGCCGAGCTGGTCCGCGAGTTGCACGCCCTGCTGCTGCCGGTAGCGCGGCGCAAGGCGTTGGCCCTGCACTGGAGCAGTGCGCTGGATCCAGATACCCGCTATCTCGGCGACGTACAACGTCTTCGCCAGATCCTGTTGAACCTGCTGGGCAATGCACTGAAGTTCACCGCGCATGGACAGGTGCGCCTGGCCGCGCGGACCGCGCCCGATGGCAGTGGGTTGCTGCTGTGCGTGTCCGATACCGGACCGGGCATGACCCCGGCGCAGCTGCAGCGGCTGTTCCAGCGCTTCAGCCAGGTGGACGCACCATGCCATGGCGGCAGTGGTCTGGGCCTGGCGATCAGCCGCGAACTGGCCCAGGCCATGGGCGGCAGCCTGGTGGTGGACAGCCAGCAGGGGCGGGGCACCCAGTTCCAGCTGCTGTTGCCCTGGCACCCGCTTCCGCCCGGTGCGACGGTGGTGGTCTGCCCCTGCGCGCCTGCTCCGGCGACGCCGTTGCGGATCATGCTGATGCTGTCGCCGGACGAGGTCGAGACCGTGGAGGTGGTCTGCGCGCTGCTGCGCGCGCAGGGCCACAAGGTCGTGGGCGTGCGCAACGTGGATGCCTGGGTGCACGACGTGGACCCAGGGCCGTGGGACCTGATCGTGGCCGATCCGGACCTGCTGGTCGAGGGCGGGCGCCTCAGTGCGCGCTTGCCGTGGCTGTGGCCGGGCGTGCGCCGGATGGCGTTGACCGCGCGCGCCGATGCCTGCGCCGAGCGCGATGCACGGGCCGGCGGTTTCGAGCTGTTCGCGCGGCTGCCGTTGACCGGTACGCGGCTGGCCGCAGCGCTGGAGGCGGCGTGA
- a CDS encoding ATP-binding protein, giving the protein MRRFGAAEGMPSRMVLALAQDRQGYIWAATDDGLARVDGVGLRVWRNEPDDPGSLPSNEIETLLVDPLDRVWVGSNGGGLSMLGPDRKHFEQFPDISVLCEGQFWSLAYAGKALWIGTNAHGICRRDEDGSLVRFRADPANPDSLPSDTIYSMLSDPQGRVWVGTGSGVARWDGKAFTRIAPDVLGDKSVFRLTRDRDGTVWAGTQGGLFRIGSDNSVRPAPWTPSADVRAASVVHDRNGGYWLGTADGLYRGDEHSVRLLAGDTGSGFLTERSGVLDMLQDHEGGLWFAMLTQGLAYLPPDWKRFSTWYQLDGKPLDSAYLLSAAAAGNDYYIAGAHGVYQLDAGGQLRQIATEKQLGVGAVRAVLPRADGALWLGRAGRLGLYQPRSGQLREWKIGSGTDVRQRIELIRQAPDGELWLSITNLGVQRRASDGTLLDEIRVDADRGLVDVPVEQMLFDPRGQLWLMGDLGEMGLLRWQEDRFQRVPGVAPGNIYDMVWISPEEAWLARKGGLERYRWDGLAMTLRERVGAAQGMPPVSIGGLAMGRDGQVWATTPRGPVSWHPRERRLRVYGERDGLPDMEFSGRPPVMGADGRVLAVTATGLVAFDPNAPDLVLPPSQLVIDNIQVRRDDAEGQQSLPVNAALLLGPDDRDLIISARLLSYASPMGNRYRYRVSGYDQNWVMQNADGERLLSRLPSGEYAIDVQAATPHGDWTPSRTISVRVQPPWWRSSWAILGYVMLGLLLVAAVAAFARARLRRRQQWQLTVHKQQIAEQASQAKSRFLATLGHEVRTPMTGVLGMSELLLATPLDELQRGYAASIQHAGAHLLRLVNDALDLARIEAGRLELDIRPFDLVSMLAQVDALMEPMAHHRGLAYERSFTLPGPVQLSGDEMRVRQILMNLLGNAIKFTEHGHVGLGIELVEHGNGVVFEVSDTGPGINRDQQERLFHRFEQADGPRTASRYGGSGLGLAICQELAVAMGGRIEIDSQPGQGARFSVHLPLPWCQRPGTGSPAVPDGSPVVLPPLRILLVEDDATVAEVIAGLLRARGHAVVHALHGLAALSEVAAGRFDVGLLDLDLPALDGIAIAGQLRAMGYALPLIAVTARSDAYAEQQVLAAGFDGFLRKPVTGDLLVSAIAQACAKRRGTPDATISP; this is encoded by the coding sequence ATGCGCCGCTTCGGTGCCGCCGAAGGCATGCCCTCGCGCATGGTGCTGGCGCTTGCCCAGGACCGCCAGGGCTACATCTGGGCGGCCACCGACGATGGCCTGGCACGGGTCGACGGGGTCGGTTTGCGAGTCTGGCGCAATGAACCGGATGACCCCGGCTCGCTGCCCAGCAATGAAATCGAAACGCTGCTCGTCGATCCGCTGGACCGGGTCTGGGTCGGCAGCAATGGCGGCGGCCTGAGCATGCTGGGCCCGGACCGCAAACACTTCGAACAGTTCCCCGACATCAGCGTCCTGTGCGAAGGGCAGTTCTGGTCGCTCGCCTATGCCGGCAAGGCACTGTGGATCGGCACCAACGCGCATGGCATCTGCCGCCGCGACGAAGACGGCAGCCTGGTGCGGTTCCGCGCCGACCCCGCCAATCCGGACAGCCTGCCCAGCGACACCATCTACAGCATGCTGTCCGATCCGCAGGGGCGGGTCTGGGTCGGCACCGGCAGCGGCGTAGCGCGCTGGGATGGCAAAGCGTTCACCCGCATCGCCCCGGACGTGCTGGGCGACAAGAGCGTGTTCCGCCTGACCCGCGACCGCGACGGCACCGTGTGGGCCGGCACCCAGGGCGGCCTGTTCCGGATCGGCAGCGACAACAGCGTGCGCCCGGCGCCGTGGACGCCCAGTGCCGACGTGCGCGCCGCCTCGGTCGTGCACGACCGCAACGGCGGCTACTGGCTGGGTACCGCCGACGGGCTGTACCGCGGCGACGAGCACAGCGTGCGCCTGCTTGCCGGCGATACCGGCAGCGGCTTCCTCACCGAGCGCAGCGGCGTGCTGGACATGCTGCAGGACCACGAAGGCGGGCTCTGGTTCGCCATGCTGACCCAGGGACTGGCTTACCTGCCGCCGGACTGGAAGCGCTTCTCCACCTGGTACCAGCTCGACGGCAAGCCGCTGGACAGCGCGTACCTGCTCAGTGCTGCCGCCGCCGGCAACGACTATTACATTGCAGGCGCGCACGGCGTGTACCAGCTCGACGCGGGCGGACAGCTGCGTCAGATCGCAACCGAAAAGCAGCTCGGCGTGGGCGCGGTGCGCGCGGTACTGCCGCGTGCGGACGGCGCCCTGTGGCTGGGCCGTGCCGGGCGGTTGGGGCTGTACCAGCCGCGCAGCGGCCAGCTGCGCGAATGGAAGATCGGCAGCGGCACCGACGTGCGCCAGCGCATCGAGCTGATCCGGCAGGCCCCGGATGGCGAGCTGTGGCTGTCGATCACCAACCTCGGCGTGCAGCGCCGCGCCAGCGACGGCACGCTGCTCGACGAGATCCGCGTCGATGCCGACCGCGGCCTGGTCGACGTGCCGGTGGAACAGATGCTGTTCGACCCGCGCGGCCAGCTCTGGCTCATGGGCGACCTGGGGGAAATGGGGCTACTGCGCTGGCAGGAGGATCGGTTCCAACGGGTTCCGGGCGTGGCCCCGGGAAACATCTACGACATGGTCTGGATCAGCCCGGAGGAAGCCTGGCTGGCGCGCAAGGGCGGCCTGGAGCGGTACCGCTGGGACGGCCTGGCCATGACCCTGCGCGAGCGCGTCGGCGCCGCGCAGGGCATGCCACCGGTGTCGATCGGCGGCCTGGCGATGGGCCGGGACGGCCAGGTCTGGGCGACCACGCCACGCGGCCCGGTCAGCTGGCACCCGCGCGAACGCCGGCTGCGCGTGTACGGCGAGCGCGATGGCCTGCCGGACATGGAATTCAGTGGGCGCCCGCCGGTGATGGGGGCCGACGGCCGCGTGCTGGCGGTGACCGCCACCGGGCTGGTCGCCTTCGACCCGAACGCACCGGACCTGGTGCTGCCCCCCTCGCAGCTGGTCATCGACAACATCCAGGTGCGCCGCGACGACGCAGAGGGTCAGCAGTCGCTGCCGGTCAACGCGGCGTTGCTGCTGGGACCCGACGACCGCGACCTGATCATCTCCGCGCGGCTGCTGTCCTATGCCAGCCCGATGGGCAACCGGTACCGCTACCGCGTGTCCGGTTATGACCAGAACTGGGTGATGCAGAACGCAGACGGCGAGCGCCTGCTGTCACGACTGCCCTCCGGCGAGTACGCCATCGACGTGCAGGCGGCCACGCCGCATGGCGACTGGACCCCGTCGCGCACCATCAGTGTGCGCGTGCAGCCGCCGTGGTGGCGCAGCAGCTGGGCGATCCTGGGCTACGTCATGCTGGGGCTGCTGCTGGTGGCCGCGGTGGCCGCTTTCGCCCGCGCGCGCCTGCGCCGGCGCCAGCAGTGGCAGCTGACCGTACACAAGCAGCAGATCGCCGAGCAGGCTTCGCAGGCCAAGAGCCGCTTCCTGGCCACGCTGGGCCACGAGGTCCGCACGCCCATGACCGGCGTGCTGGGCATGAGCGAGCTGCTGCTGGCCACGCCGCTGGACGAACTGCAGCGCGGGTATGCGGCCTCGATCCAGCATGCCGGTGCCCACCTGCTGCGACTGGTCAACGACGCGCTGGATCTGGCCCGCATCGAAGCCGGCCGGCTGGAGCTGGACATCCGGCCGTTCGACCTGGTTTCGATGCTGGCCCAGGTCGACGCGTTGATGGAGCCGATGGCGCACCACCGGGGGCTGGCCTACGAGCGCAGCTTCACCCTGCCGGGTCCGGTCCAGCTCAGTGGCGACGAGATGCGTGTCCGCCAGATCCTGATGAACCTGCTGGGCAACGCGATCAAGTTCACCGAACACGGCCATGTCGGGCTCGGCATCGAGCTGGTCGAACACGGCAATGGCGTCGTCTTCGAGGTCTCCGACACCGGCCCGGGCATCAACCGCGACCAGCAGGAGCGCCTGTTCCATCGTTTCGAACAGGCCGATGGTCCGCGGACGGCTTCGCGCTATGGCGGCAGCGGACTGGGCCTTGCGATCTGCCAGGAACTGGCGGTGGCGATGGGTGGCCGGATCGAGATCGACAGCCAGCCCGGACAGGGCGCGCGCTTCTCCGTGCACCTGCCGCTGCCCTGGTGCCAGCGCCCGGGCACGGGTTCGCCGGCGGTCCCCGATGGCAGCCCCGTGGTGCTGCCGCCGCTGCGGATCCTGCTGGTGGAAGACGACGCCACCGTGGCCGAGGTGATCGCCGGACTGCTGCGCGCGCGCGGCCACGCGGTCGTGCACGCGTTGCACGGCCTGGCCGCGTTGTCGGAAGTGGCCGCCGGTCGTTTCGACGTAGGCCTGCTCGATCTCGACCTGCCGGCGCTGGACGGCATCGCCATTGCCGGGCAGTTGCGGGCGATGGGCTACGCGCTGCCGTTGATCGCGGTGACCGCGCGCTCGGATGCGTATGCCGAACAACAGGTATTGGCGGCAGGCTTCGACGGCTTCCTGCGCAAGCCGGTGACCGGCGACCTGCTGGTCTCGGCGATCGCCCAGGCCTGCGCGAAACGTCGCGGAACGCCGGATGCGACGATCTCGCCATAG
- a CDS encoding YceI family protein, giving the protein MEPAVIRRLTLAPLLCLAPLVAVAAPPTYRLDPVHTRVLFAVEHAGFSNALGTVSGSEGTLSFDPEDWSSATLSVTVPMQRIDLGDDKWNQATLARNLLDAERYPEARFVSTRVEPVDADHARVIGELTLHGVTREVTLEVTLNAVKRHPMPPFRRTAGFSATTTLSRSAFGVDAWPSMIGDEVQLRIEAEAVRDRSAADPQDAPSVEAPGTPAPTDDSDTSPSPAGTRSP; this is encoded by the coding sequence ATGGAGCCGGCCGTGATCCGTCGCCTGACCCTCGCCCCGTTGCTGTGCCTGGCCCCATTGGTGGCTGTTGCGGCACCGCCGACCTATCGCCTCGACCCGGTGCACACCCGCGTGCTGTTCGCGGTTGAGCATGCGGGGTTTTCGAACGCGCTGGGCACGGTGTCTGGCAGCGAAGGGACGCTTTCCTTCGACCCGGAGGATTGGAGCAGCGCGACGTTGTCGGTCACTGTGCCGATGCAGCGCATCGACCTCGGCGACGACAAGTGGAACCAGGCCACGCTGGCGCGCAATCTGCTGGACGCCGAGCGTTACCCTGAGGCGCGCTTCGTCTCGACCAGGGTCGAGCCGGTCGACGCGGACCACGCCCGGGTGATCGGCGAGCTGACGCTGCATGGGGTGACCCGCGAGGTCACGCTGGAGGTGACGCTCAATGCGGTCAAGCGCCACCCGATGCCGCCGTTCCGGCGCACGGCGGGCTTCTCGGCGACGACCACGCTCAGCCGCAGTGCGTTTGGCGTGGATGCGTGGCCGTCGATGATCGGCGATGAGGTACAGCTGCGGATCGAAGCCGAAGCGGTGCGCGATCGTTCGGCCGCTGATCCGCAGGACGCACCGTCCGTCGAGGCGCCGGGAACTCCGGCGCCGACCGACGACTCCGACACTTCACCTTCGCCAGCCGGGACGCGCTCGCCATGA